The following coding sequences lie in one Pelobacter seleniigenes DSM 18267 genomic window:
- a CDS encoding glycosyltransferase family 4 protein, translated as MKLIYHHRTLGDGAEGIHIREMIAAFRSLGHEVKVVAPVGENYPNDKGGGSQNTSRGRMLATIKSRLPGLVFELCEMGYSLFIFLVLTWKCLLLRPNFIYDRYITFNIGGILAAKLTGTPLCLEVNAPLALERSEQPDERLYFKKFAFWFERLACTYATKTIVVSTPLKKYLLDQGVPEDKIVVMPNGVNPDKFYPHPKNQDLLLELDIPIDHIVIGFTGVLRAWHGLDLLLEAFRQVVEKHEKVFLLIVGDGPIRGELERLIKSYSLDEKVLITGRVAYEKVHEYVNLFDIAVSPKATFYASPMKVVEYMGLGKIVVVPNNPNFLDLIDSDVDGIVFGDQDTPNLVDGLLAVFENHQRFKILGENAVKKVENRLNWQWNAKYICSMIK; from the coding sequence ATGAAATTGATCTACCACCACAGGACGCTTGGAGACGGTGCCGAGGGTATTCATATACGCGAAATGATTGCCGCGTTCCGCTCTCTTGGTCACGAAGTTAAGGTTGTTGCTCCGGTGGGTGAAAATTATCCGAATGATAAAGGGGGGGGGAGCCAGAATACAAGTCGGGGAAGGATGTTGGCTACCATAAAAAGTAGATTGCCGGGTCTTGTCTTCGAGCTGTGCGAAATGGGTTATTCTCTTTTTATTTTCCTTGTTTTGACTTGGAAGTGCTTGTTATTAAGACCAAACTTTATCTATGATCGCTACATCACTTTTAATATTGGTGGAATTCTGGCAGCCAAATTAACCGGGACACCCCTTTGTCTTGAGGTTAATGCACCGTTGGCTCTTGAACGGAGCGAGCAGCCAGACGAGAGGCTGTATTTCAAGAAATTCGCTTTCTGGTTTGAGAGGCTGGCCTGCACTTATGCAACCAAAACCATCGTTGTGTCGACGCCTTTAAAAAAATATTTATTGGATCAGGGCGTTCCAGAAGATAAGATTGTCGTCATGCCCAACGGTGTTAATCCTGATAAGTTTTACCCACATCCTAAAAATCAGGATTTGCTACTCGAATTAGATATTCCAATAGATCATATTGTCATCGGATTTACCGGAGTGCTGCGTGCTTGGCATGGACTTGATCTTTTGCTTGAGGCGTTCAGGCAGGTTGTCGAAAAGCATGAGAAGGTTTTTCTGTTGATAGTAGGTGATGGGCCGATTAGGGGTGAATTGGAACGTTTGATAAAGAGTTATTCTTTGGATGAGAAAGTGTTGATTACGGGTCGTGTTGCCTATGAGAAAGTTCATGAGTATGTCAACCTGTTTGATATCGCAGTGAGCCCTAAGGCGACATTCTATGCATCACCGATGAAGGTTGTTGAATATATGGGATTAGGGAAAATTGTTGTTGTCCCTAACAACCCCAATTTTCTTGATCTAATAGATAGTGACGTTGATGGTATCGTTTTTGGCGATCAAGATACCCCTAATCTTGTCGATGGACTGCTAGCTGTATTTGAAAATCATCAGCGTTTTAAGATACTTGGGGAAAATGCTGTAAAAAAAGTCGAAAATCGATTAAATTGGCAATGGAATGCTAAGTACATTTGTAGTATGATCAAATGA
- a CDS encoding acyltransferase family protein: MNYRKEIDGLRAFAVMPVVLFHAGFETFSGGFVGVDVFFVISGYLITSIVLSDMEQGKFSIINFYERRARRILPALFFVMLCCLPFAWYLLTPASLKDFCQSLIATSVYSSNILFWQESGYFGVDSELKPLIHTWSLAVEEQYYLFFPPLLMLLWVFRKRFIFLTLIIIGAISLLFAQWSTIHFPLGNFFLLPSRIWELSIGALSAFYLLYSSNNIHRNKIVCNFLSFIGLMLIVLSIIKIDDHTPFPGIYALFPTLGTALIILAATKTTITAKFLSLKPIVFIGLLSYSIYLWHQPLFAFLRHYQINAPSTAALLGLSLLSIALAYLSWKYIEVPFRDKQKIPKRKIFILTGIGSLCFMSIGVVGHLTNGFYDYRVMPDKRKMFATSLPSPKREECHTSGIDYRRPQNTCMYNNNNTTWATFGDSHTVELAYALAQKLEPFGEGIRHFSFSGCRPSYPGKSPETPCAKWTNEAVNYIITAPEIKSVVVSYRINQYLSGKQDGYYPNIPPLKSEQEIDEIISNYIAITDKFVQADKNVYLVIQAPELPVSIDRLIMKERGESLNILGSTTEWWKKRNKPFMSRLSLFNPKIKIIDPKDIFCGTKLCYATINGESMYFDSDHMSIYGAKKVVDMIIKN; this comes from the coding sequence ATGAACTATCGAAAAGAAATTGATGGCTTACGAGCTTTTGCGGTAATGCCAGTTGTGCTGTTTCATGCTGGATTCGAAACATTTTCAGGTGGTTTTGTTGGAGTTGATGTGTTTTTTGTAATAAGTGGGTACCTCATAACGTCTATTGTCCTATCCGACATGGAGCAAGGTAAATTCTCTATAATTAATTTTTACGAAAGACGTGCGCGTAGAATATTACCTGCTCTCTTTTTCGTAATGCTATGCTGTTTACCATTTGCATGGTACCTGCTAACACCTGCAAGTTTAAAAGACTTTTGTCAGAGTTTAATAGCTACCTCAGTTTATTCTTCCAACATTTTATTTTGGCAAGAAAGTGGCTATTTTGGAGTTGATTCTGAGCTAAAACCATTGATACATACATGGAGCCTAGCAGTCGAGGAGCAATACTATTTGTTTTTTCCACCTCTCTTGATGCTTCTGTGGGTATTTAGAAAACGTTTTATTTTTTTAACACTCATAATAATTGGAGCAATAAGTTTATTGTTTGCCCAATGGTCTACGATACATTTTCCTTTAGGAAATTTTTTCCTTCTTCCCTCTCGCATCTGGGAGCTTTCTATAGGTGCACTAAGCGCTTTCTATTTACTCTATAGTTCTAATAATATCCATAGAAACAAAATCGTTTGCAATTTCTTAAGCTTTATCGGTCTCATGCTTATTGTTTTATCAATAATTAAAATTGATGACCATACTCCCTTCCCAGGAATATATGCATTGTTTCCGACTTTAGGGACGGCTCTCATAATATTAGCTGCAACAAAAACAACAATAACTGCAAAATTTCTTAGCCTCAAACCGATCGTGTTCATAGGCTTACTAAGCTACAGTATTTACTTGTGGCATCAGCCCTTATTTGCATTTCTTAGACATTATCAGATTAACGCTCCCAGCACTGCTGCCCTTCTCGGTTTGTCTCTACTCTCTATAGCTTTAGCCTATTTAAGTTGGAAATACATTGAAGTACCATTCAGAGACAAGCAGAAGATTCCAAAGAGGAAAATATTTATTCTGACAGGGATTGGAAGTCTGTGTTTTATGAGTATCGGTGTGGTGGGACATTTAACAAATGGATTTTATGATTACAGGGTTATGCCCGACAAAAGAAAAATGTTCGCAACTTCCCTGCCCAGTCCAAAGCGAGAAGAGTGCCATACCAGCGGTATAGACTATCGTAGACCCCAAAATACTTGCATGTACAACAACAATAACACGACATGGGCTACCTTTGGAGATAGCCATACCGTAGAGCTAGCATATGCCCTAGCCCAAAAACTAGAACCCTTCGGTGAGGGGATTAGACATTTTTCGTTTAGCGGATGTAGGCCTTCATATCCGGGTAAGAGTCCAGAAACCCCTTGTGCGAAATGGACTAATGAGGCAGTTAACTACATTATTACAGCCCCAGAGATAAAATCAGTCGTCGTTTCATACCGGATCAATCAGTATCTATCAGGGAAGCAAGATGGATATTATCCAAACATTCCGCCATTAAAGTCTGAACAAGAAATAGACGAAATAATTAGTAATTACATAGCAATCACTGATAAATTTGTCCAAGCTGATAAAAATGTTTACTTAGTAATTCAAGCGCCAGAACTACCAGTAAGCATTGATCGATTAATAATGAAAGAGAGAGGAGAATCTTTAAATATATTAGGAAGTACCACCGAATGGTGGAAAAAAAGAAACAAACCTTTTATGTCCAGGCTTTCGTTATTTAACCCTAAAATTAAGATTATAGATCCTAAAGATATATTCTGTGGCACCAAGCTTTGCTATGCAACTATAAACGGTGAATCTATGTATTTTGACAGTGACCATATGTCAATATATGGCGCGAAAAAAGTAGTCGATATGATAATTAAAAATTAA
- a CDS encoding glycosyltransferase family A protein produces the protein MFLGIIIPIKAKQVSRDWNITCHSLEATLASLYNQADHDFVVVIAGHDVPDFLEKNKPSNIEFCRVNFPSPERVDGLFNPQDLINDKNLKIISALKEINKYSPEYVFQLDSDDLLHKDFVKLLKMKGSFDFLTIDGGYILFESCQRYIITNELNQYCGSSVVIKSSHLNFPNSVDLEFRLEVPWTKHRHMNIHNFYKGTPSFKFLRTSDRLVSYVVASGDNFSDRWRNSFFKKLRWKVKPYLFGKRIDRIFRNNFGLL, from the coding sequence ATGTTTTTGGGAATTATTATTCCGATTAAAGCTAAGCAGGTTTCACGAGATTGGAATATTACTTGTCACTCTTTAGAAGCAACATTGGCCTCTCTTTATAACCAAGCAGATCATGATTTTGTTGTAGTTATTGCTGGCCACGACGTTCCTGATTTTTTAGAAAAAAATAAGCCTTCGAATATTGAATTTTGTAGAGTTAATTTTCCTTCTCCTGAACGAGTTGATGGTCTTTTCAATCCTCAAGACCTTATTAATGACAAAAATCTAAAAATTATTTCTGCTCTCAAGGAAATAAATAAATACAGCCCCGAGTATGTTTTTCAATTGGATTCTGATGATTTATTACATAAGGACTTTGTGAAGTTATTAAAAATGAAAGGATCATTTGATTTCTTAACGATTGATGGCGGCTATATTTTGTTTGAGTCCTGTCAGAGATATATTATAACGAATGAACTTAATCAATATTGTGGGTCCTCTGTTGTCATTAAATCATCTCATTTGAACTTTCCAAACTCCGTTGATCTTGAATTTAGGCTTGAGGTTCCTTGGACAAAGCATAGGCATATGAATATCCATAATTTTTATAAAGGAACTCCTTCTTTTAAATTTTTAAGAACGTCTGATCGATTGGTAAGCTATGTTGTTGCTAGTGGCGATAATTTTAGTGACCGTTGGCGTAATAGCTTTTTTAAAAAACTACGTTGGAAGGTTAAGCCATATCTTTTTGGTAAGAGAATAGACCGGATATTTAGAAATAATTTTGGTCTTTTGTAA
- a CDS encoding lipopolysaccharide biosynthesis protein — protein sequence MNHVAKGIMKGSIWLLSLRMLMRGLGVISTLILVRLLTPEDFGLNAIAMSIFSLIDLFSRFGFDTVLIQKQDSDMDDYNTAWTLNIFLGLFSFVFIIILSPYAAIFYNNKNIKYILVATAFLFLINSFSNIGVVDFRKNLTFHKEFILQIIPKIISFFCTIALAITFKNYWALIIGSLVWKFSIVVVSYIMSSFRPRISFSKINDLFNFSKWLFFNNVIQFLNTKSPELVIGKMINPSAVGLFSISTEISNMASSELVSSVNRASYPGYSIVAKDPEQLKELYRGVMGSIAIWVLPAGIGLASVSKIFVSCFFGDKWVGMEHVIVYLALASMLFALNSNSGYVFLATGKPKITTFISLARVLLFIPLFIVGVKYNGVVGAAQAALFSSLFVFITYSFVLCKYLSYSFVDFFNIFIKPLLGSLLMAFLLRWFISFELNISEYFLLSVLVIGGAGFYLIMEICLWVIFGSNDGPEKKVVDYFLSKIRIS from the coding sequence TTGAATCATGTTGCTAAAGGCATTATGAAAGGATCTATTTGGCTGCTTTCTCTAAGAATGTTGATGAGAGGTTTAGGTGTTATTAGCACCTTAATCCTTGTCCGGCTTTTGACTCCTGAAGATTTTGGCCTCAATGCTATTGCGATGTCTATATTTTCCTTGATTGATTTGTTTTCTAGGTTTGGTTTTGATACTGTTCTTATTCAAAAGCAAGATTCAGATATGGATGATTACAATACAGCTTGGACTTTGAATATTTTTTTGGGCTTATTTTCTTTTGTTTTTATAATTATATTGAGCCCTTATGCTGCAATTTTTTATAATAATAAAAATATTAAATATATTCTTGTTGCAACAGCATTTTTATTTTTAATAAATTCTTTTTCTAATATAGGTGTTGTTGATTTTAGGAAAAATTTGACTTTCCATAAGGAGTTTATACTTCAGATAATACCAAAAATAATTAGTTTTTTTTGTACTATTGCTTTGGCAATTACTTTTAAAAATTATTGGGCTCTTATTATTGGTAGTTTGGTTTGGAAGTTTTCTATCGTCGTTGTCAGTTATATTATGAGCTCTTTTAGGCCAAGAATTTCTTTTAGTAAAATCAATGATCTCTTTAATTTTTCTAAATGGTTGTTTTTTAACAATGTTATTCAATTTTTAAATACAAAATCTCCAGAGCTTGTTATTGGGAAAATGATAAACCCTAGTGCTGTTGGGCTCTTTTCAATCTCTACTGAAATATCTAATATGGCGTCTTCTGAACTTGTTTCGAGTGTTAATCGGGCGTCTTATCCGGGCTATTCAATTGTGGCCAAAGATCCTGAACAACTTAAAGAGTTGTATCGTGGCGTAATGGGGAGTATCGCTATTTGGGTTTTGCCCGCGGGAATTGGCCTAGCATCAGTTTCGAAAATTTTTGTTTCTTGCTTCTTTGGTGATAAGTGGGTGGGGATGGAGCACGTGATTGTTTACTTGGCATTGGCCAGTATGCTGTTCGCTTTAAATTCTAATTCTGGATATGTTTTTTTAGCAACAGGGAAACCTAAAATTACTACTTTTATTTCACTGGCAAGAGTTCTCTTATTTATTCCTCTTTTTATTGTTGGAGTAAAATATAATGGTGTCGTTGGTGCAGCACAGGCAGCTCTTTTTTCATCACTTTTTGTTTTTATAACGTATAGTTTTGTTCTGTGCAAATACCTTTCTTATTCTTTTGTAGATTTTTTTAATATTTTTATTAAGCCTTTGCTTGGATCTCTTTTAATGGCTTTTTTACTGAGATGGTTTATAAGTTTTGAATTGAATATTTCTGAATACTTTTTGTTGTCTGTATTGGTAATTGGTGGTGCTGGCTTTTATTTAATTATGGAAATTTGCCTTTGGGTCATCTTTGGGTCTAATGATGGTCCTGAAAAAAAAGTTGTTGATTATTTTTTATCTAAAATACGCATATCTTAA
- the wecB gene encoding non-hydrolyzing UDP-N-acetylglucosamine 2-epimerase has product MAIKKILSIFGTRPEAIKMAPVVKALETSDLLESAVCVTAQHRQMLDQVLNLFQIRPQFDLNIMAPGQDLFDVTSHVLLGLKPVLEGYRPDMILVHGDTTTTMSAALAAFYLRIPVGHVEAGLRTGNKAAPFPEEINRCLTGHIADLHFAPTLTARENLLREGIPTENIHITGNTVIDALLEVVSSIREDRLLQGRFAEQFSFLDPEKRLILVTGHRRENFGAGFENICQALARIAETFPDTEIVYPVHLNPNVQAPVRRILGATPGNNVHLIDPLDYLPFVYLMDRSYLIITDSGGIQEEAPSLGKPVLVMRDTTERPEAVVAGTVELVGTDAERIYSAAAALLTDQNKYRRMSEAHNPYGDGHASQRIVTLLENYFA; this is encoded by the coding sequence ATGGCTATAAAAAAGATTCTCTCAATTTTCGGCACTCGCCCTGAAGCCATTAAAATGGCTCCTGTTGTTAAGGCCCTTGAAACGTCCGATCTGCTGGAGTCAGCTGTTTGTGTGACGGCTCAACATCGGCAAATGCTGGATCAGGTGTTGAACCTGTTTCAGATCAGGCCACAGTTCGATTTGAATATCATGGCGCCCGGGCAAGACCTGTTTGACGTGACCAGCCATGTTTTACTTGGCCTGAAGCCGGTGTTGGAGGGCTATCGGCCTGACATGATTCTGGTCCATGGTGACACGACGACGACAATGAGTGCAGCGCTGGCGGCTTTTTATCTGCGTATCCCGGTTGGGCATGTCGAAGCGGGGCTGCGGACCGGCAACAAGGCCGCACCGTTTCCTGAGGAAATCAACCGCTGCCTTACCGGTCATATTGCTGATCTGCATTTTGCACCAACTCTCACGGCCCGAGAAAACCTGCTTCGTGAGGGTATCCCGACGGAGAACATTCACATTACCGGAAATACGGTCATCGACGCCTTGCTTGAGGTGGTCAGTTCTATTCGTGAGGACAGACTGCTCCAAGGGCGGTTCGCTGAACAATTTTCTTTTCTTGATCCTGAAAAAAGACTGATTCTGGTTACCGGACATCGGCGGGAAAATTTTGGAGCAGGGTTTGAGAATATTTGTCAGGCCCTGGCCCGAATCGCGGAAACCTTTCCGGATACGGAAATTGTCTACCCGGTGCATTTGAATCCGAATGTTCAGGCTCCGGTGCGACGGATTCTTGGCGCGACCCCCGGCAATAATGTGCACTTGATTGATCCTTTGGATTACCTGCCTTTCGTGTATTTAATGGATCGATCCTACCTGATTATCACTGATTCTGGCGGTATTCAGGAAGAAGCCCCATCATTGGGCAAGCCGGTGTTGGTGATGCGTGACACAACTGAGCGGCCCGAGGCGGTTGTTGCCGGCACTGTTGAGCTTGTTGGCACTGACGCAGAGCGAATTTATTCCGCTGCCGCGGCTTTATTAACGGATCAGAACAAATATCGGCGTATGAGCGAAGCGCATAACCCGTATGGAGACGGACATGCGAGTCAGCGGATTGTAACGTTGCTTGAAAATTATTTTGCCTGA
- the wecC gene encoding UDP-N-acetyl-D-mannosamine dehydrogenase: protein MQNYQKIVVMGLGYIGLPTASMLATKGLQVLGVDVNASAVDTINHGKIHIVEPDLDILVKSAVNSGNLKASMTPEQADAFILAVPTPFVADAEAHEKIPDLSYVEAATKAICPYLEEGNLVILESTSPVGATEMIRDIIYRERPDLAEVDPQKKHGRIYVAHCPERVLPGSILRELVDNDRIVGGVDKESAQKAQSLYKSFCSGKIFLTDSRTAEMAKLVENSFRDVNIAFANELSLICDRLSINVWELIELANKHPRVNILSPGPGVGGHCIAVDPWFVVHAAPETARLIRTAREVNDGKPHWVLEKIKQKADRFRDPVIGCLGLAFKANIDDLRESPALQIAQQLERMQIGKVMACEPNVVNGHSPLPLHDLHDVLKEADILVLLVDHDEFKEIDHELLKAKVLIDTRGCWR, encoded by the coding sequence ATGCAAAATTATCAAAAAATAGTTGTCATGGGACTTGGTTATATCGGCTTGCCGACAGCATCGATGCTGGCTACCAAAGGGTTGCAGGTCTTGGGAGTGGACGTTAATGCTTCAGCGGTTGATACCATAAATCACGGTAAAATTCATATTGTCGAACCTGATCTCGATATCCTGGTCAAATCAGCGGTTAACAGCGGGAACCTGAAAGCGTCCATGACTCCTGAACAGGCCGATGCTTTTATTCTGGCGGTACCGACCCCTTTTGTTGCCGATGCAGAAGCCCACGAGAAAATTCCGGATTTGAGTTATGTTGAAGCTGCGACCAAGGCAATTTGCCCTTATCTGGAAGAAGGGAACCTGGTGATTCTTGAATCAACTTCCCCGGTTGGAGCGACAGAGATGATTCGGGACATTATTTACCGGGAACGTCCTGACCTTGCCGAAGTTGATCCGCAAAAGAAGCATGGCCGCATTTATGTGGCCCATTGTCCGGAGCGGGTTTTGCCCGGCAGTATTCTCCGTGAACTTGTTGATAATGATCGCATTGTTGGTGGCGTAGATAAGGAGTCGGCCCAGAAGGCTCAGTCTCTGTATAAATCGTTTTGCAGCGGGAAGATTTTTCTGACCGACAGCCGGACCGCTGAAATGGCCAAGTTGGTCGAAAACTCTTTTCGTGATGTCAATATCGCTTTTGCCAATGAGCTGTCCCTGATCTGTGATCGGTTGTCGATCAATGTCTGGGAATTGATTGAGTTGGCTAACAAGCACCCTCGTGTTAATATTTTAAGCCCTGGGCCTGGCGTCGGGGGACATTGTATCGCTGTCGATCCTTGGTTTGTCGTCCATGCTGCCCCTGAGACCGCGCGATTGATTCGTACCGCCCGCGAGGTGAATGATGGAAAACCACACTGGGTGCTGGAGAAAATCAAACAAAAAGCGGATCGCTTCAGAGATCCTGTCATCGGCTGCCTGGGGCTTGCATTTAAAGCAAATATTGATGATTTAAGGGAGTCTCCGGCGTTGCAGATTGCTCAGCAGCTGGAACGCATGCAGATCGGTAAGGTCATGGCTTGTGAGCCGAATGTGGTCAATGGTCATAGCCCGCTTCCGCTTCATGATCTTCATGATGTGCTTAAGGAAGCGGATATCCTGGTTCTGCTGGTCGATCATGATGAGTTCAAGGAAATCGATCATGAACTGCTGAAGGCCAAAGTTCTTATAGATACGCGTGGCTGTTGGCGGTAA
- a CDS encoding Ig-like domain-containing protein, whose product MRSFYTELFTKQSRQSIFSYRCFLIIICLLLLSGGCKRAVEASGTKISTPVPVASIQVSPAEVSLAVGQKLQLSATLGDAAGNMLPHRKEGASHIVGSEVKTMTVIADTKGRAGRSVSWSSNRPDLVSVDAKGQVVAHAIGMAEITAISEKCSETVTVHVVESKHSGFSISPLSGSLMVGEKLPLVVSLASGKKNLPIVWKTEQPSRATVSQDGVVSALAPGKVLVQASNGEQKAEVLLVITPLELISGLDFPGNAGVNTTLRFEFAVPLAAFPATYIWRAYPRQQQSYYTSFFWGNNGVFHPSNTYYGFHPYPDWNTDQQQFWEVAAPPGGDHLSLEYVVYDRWYVQVAICREIGDTAVYEFFWDWPDRSRVIRYTGKRYANPPAPVLVVGDAPWNQGNEVWNGVLRGFQFYDSAMTLDEITKEISSPASVRKPWYQNLNPTPDDISDKSGNGHHPVWVGYERPVLWKAMVNAGGNKIIRTPIPACYE is encoded by the coding sequence ATGAGATCTTTCTATACCGAATTATTTACTAAGCAATCAAGGCAGTCTATTTTTAGTTATCGCTGCTTTCTAATCATTATTTGTTTACTTCTGCTTTCGGGTGGATGCAAACGTGCGGTGGAGGCCTCCGGTACTAAAATATCAACACCGGTACCGGTTGCATCAATTCAAGTGTCTCCAGCCGAGGTCTCTTTAGCGGTTGGGCAGAAATTGCAGTTGTCTGCCACCCTTGGTGATGCTGCCGGAAATATGTTGCCGCATCGAAAAGAGGGTGCGAGCCATATCGTTGGTTCTGAAGTTAAAACAATGACAGTTATTGCCGATACTAAGGGCAGGGCCGGTAGATCTGTCAGTTGGAGTTCAAACCGTCCTGATCTTGTCAGTGTCGATGCAAAAGGGCAGGTAGTCGCTCATGCGATTGGTATGGCTGAGATTACTGCAATAAGTGAAAAATGCAGTGAGACTGTAACTGTTCATGTGGTTGAGTCGAAGCATAGTGGGTTTTCCATTTCACCGTTATCCGGAAGTTTGATGGTGGGAGAAAAACTCCCGCTTGTTGTTTCGTTGGCGAGCGGCAAAAAGAACCTGCCGATAGTCTGGAAAACGGAACAGCCATCTCGGGCAACCGTTTCTCAAGACGGTGTCGTTAGCGCACTTGCGCCGGGTAAGGTTTTGGTCCAGGCCAGTAATGGCGAGCAGAAAGCTGAAGTTCTCTTGGTGATTACTCCGCTGGAACTGATCAGCGGACTTGATTTTCCTGGAAACGCAGGGGTCAACACAACATTGCGGTTCGAGTTTGCCGTACCGTTAGCGGCCTTTCCTGCAACCTACATCTGGCGAGCTTATCCACGCCAGCAACAATCGTATTACACCTCATTTTTTTGGGGAAATAACGGCGTATTTCATCCTTCAAATACTTATTATGGTTTTCACCCTTATCCGGATTGGAATACCGATCAGCAACAGTTTTGGGAAGTTGCCGCACCACCCGGCGGAGATCATCTTAGTTTAGAGTACGTTGTGTATGACCGTTGGTATGTGCAGGTGGCAATCTGCCGAGAAATTGGTGATACTGCGGTTTATGAATTTTTTTGGGATTGGCCCGACCGGTCCAGGGTGATTCGCTATACAGGTAAGCGCTACGCTAATCCGCCGGCGCCTGTTCTGGTTGTTGGTGATGCTCCTTGGAACCAGGGAAATGAGGTTTGGAATGGAGTGCTTCGTGGCTTTCAATTTTACGATTCAGCAATGACTTTGGACGAAATTACCAAGGAGATCAGTTCGCCTGCATCTGTGCGCAAACCCTGGTACCAGAATCTGAATCCAACCCCTGACGATATTTCTGATAAGAGTGGTAATGGACATCATCCGGTCTGGGTCGGCTATGAACGCCCCGTGTTGTGGAAAGCAATGGTCAATGCAGGTGGGAATAAAATTATCAGAACGCCTATTCCCGCATGCTATGAATAA
- the xrtA gene encoding exosortase A, whose protein sequence is MQTNLNSRPFILIGCAILAFVAVYFQILNGLYLDWSNDPNYSHGFLVPFISAYFIWQQRERLQQLPAKPANSGLVLIAFSLFVLMVGIAAQEYFTRRASMVFLLAGIVLFLLGWQWLKSLALPIAFLFFMIPLPYIIYDAMAFPLKLFVAKFSVLALKLMGVVVLREGNIIMFPNTVLEVADACSGLRSLMSLLALGVALAVLTQRRKVAMILLVALTVPIAVVTNMFRVIGTGYLAQYYGTAAAEGFFHEFAGMGVFLLAMVLLFVASGVLRKILN, encoded by the coding sequence TTGCAAACAAATCTGAATTCCCGTCCATTTATACTGATTGGTTGTGCCATTCTTGCATTTGTGGCTGTCTATTTTCAGATTTTGAATGGGTTGTATCTGGACTGGTCAAATGATCCAAATTATTCACACGGCTTTCTGGTTCCATTTATTTCCGCTTATTTCATCTGGCAACAGCGTGAACGACTTCAGCAATTGCCGGCAAAACCGGCAAACTCGGGTCTTGTGCTGATTGCTTTTTCATTGTTTGTGCTGATGGTTGGCATTGCCGCCCAGGAATATTTTACCCGGCGTGCCTCAATGGTTTTTTTGCTTGCCGGCATCGTGCTTTTTTTGCTGGGCTGGCAGTGGCTAAAATCTTTGGCATTACCAATTGCATTCCTTTTTTTTATGATCCCCCTGCCATACATCATTTATGATGCCATGGCCTTTCCTCTCAAACTGTTTGTTGCCAAGTTCTCTGTTCTCGCTCTTAAGCTGATGGGAGTTGTGGTTCTGCGCGAAGGCAACATCATCATGTTTCCTAATACCGTGTTGGAAGTGGCTGATGCCTGCAGCGGTTTGCGCTCGTTGATGTCCTTGCTGGCCTTGGGGGTCGCTCTGGCCGTGTTGACCCAAAGAAGAAAAGTCGCGATGATTTTGCTAGTTGCGCTGACAGTGCCGATTGCGGTTGTGACCAATATGTTCCGGGTCATCGGGACTGGCTATCTGGCCCAATATTACGGAACTGCCGCCGCAGAAGGTTTCTTTCACGAATTTGCCGGTATGGGTGTGTTCCTGCTCGCGATGGTGCTGTTGTTTGTGGCAAGCGGAGTGTTGAGAAAGATTCTTAATTAG
- a CDS encoding GxxExxY protein — MSTEDTERTENRPEIKLLFESQTYEIRGAVFEVYRELGCGFLESVYQECLEIEFRKRKIPYLAQHRLNLTYKGQVLKQTYIPDFICFDDIIVEIKAVSNVTGEHQAQIMNYLKATSKKLGLLVNFGSFPKATVERIVF, encoded by the coding sequence ATGTCCACGGAAGACACTGAACGCACGGAAAATAGACCTGAAATTAAACTTTTATTTGAGAGTCAGACCTACGAAATACGTGGCGCTGTTTTTGAAGTGTACAGGGAGCTAGGCTGTGGTTTTCTTGAATCTGTATATCAAGAATGTCTGGAAATTGAATTCCGGAAAAGAAAAATCCCTTATTTGGCTCAGCATCGACTGAATTTGACCTATAAAGGTCAGGTGTTGAAGCAAACCTATATCCCTGATTTTATCTGTTTTGACGATATTATCGTCGAGATAAAGGCCGTTTCAAACGTCACGGGCGAGCATCAGGCTCAAATCATGAATTATCTTAAAGCAACAAGTAAAAAGCTTGGGTTGTTGGTCAATTTTGGTTCATTCCCAAAAGCAACTGTAGAGCGAATTGTCTTTTGA